A portion of the Calothrix sp. 336/3 genome contains these proteins:
- a CDS encoding orange carotenoid protein N-terminal domain-containing protein, whose amino-acid sequence MSISIESARNIFPETLAADVIPATIARFKQLIVEDRLALIWFAYLEMGKNLSIATPDAVNMQFVSSTLSQIERMSFSEQEQLMRDLASGTDRPICRIYATWSVNIKLGFWFQLGKWMEAGIVTPIPQGYQLSANALAVLQAIRDVDPGQQITILRNTVVDMGFDASQLENYSRVAEPVVPPTEISDTDRIKAIPGVENQIILDYMNNMNSNQFDAQIQLFAPDGGLQPPFQRPIVGRDDILKFFHEDCQNLKLLPERGVTEPAEDGYTRIKITGKVQTPWFGKDVGMNIAWRFLISPENQIFFVAIDLLASPKELLNLGR is encoded by the coding sequence ATGTCAATTAGCATCGAATCAGCCCGTAATATTTTCCCTGAAACCCTGGCTGCGGATGTGATTCCAGCGACGATCGCCCGTTTTAAGCAATTAATAGTAGAAGATCGGTTGGCGTTAATTTGGTTTGCTTATTTGGAAATGGGTAAAAACCTCTCAATTGCAACCCCTGATGCGGTGAATATGCAATTTGTCAGTAGCACCCTCAGCCAAATCGAACGGATGAGTTTTAGCGAACAGGAACAATTAATGCGCGACCTGGCTAGTGGTACGGATCGACCTATCTGCCGCATCTACGCTACTTGGTCGGTGAATATCAAACTTGGCTTCTGGTTTCAATTAGGGAAGTGGATGGAAGCAGGAATTGTCACCCCTATCCCCCAAGGTTATCAACTTTCAGCCAACGCCCTGGCAGTACTGCAAGCAATCCGCGATGTAGACCCCGGTCAACAAATTACCATTCTCCGTAATACAGTAGTGGATATGGGCTTTGACGCATCCCAGCTAGAAAACTATAGTCGCGTTGCCGAACCCGTAGTCCCACCCACAGAGATATCCGATACTGATCGAATTAAGGCTATTCCTGGTGTCGAAAATCAGATAATTCTGGACTACATGAACAATATGAACTCCAATCAATTCGATGCCCAGATTCAACTTTTTGCCCCCGACGGAGGTTTACAACCCCCATTCCAGCGTCCCATTGTCGGTCGTGATGATATTCTCAAATTCTTCCACGAAGACTGCCAGAACTTGAAACTACTACCAGAACGGGGAGTTACCGAACCTGCGGAGGATGGTTACACCCGGATTAAAATCACTGGTAAAGTCCAAACTCCTTGGTTTGGTAAGGATGTGGGTATGAATATTGCTTGGCGATTCCTCATCAGTCCCGAAAACCAAATTTTCTTCGTGGCGATCGATTTATTGGCTTCTCCCAAGGAATTGCTGAATCTGGGGCGTTAG
- a CDS encoding GNAT family N-acetyltransferase produces the protein MMCTTRYATISDASAACEVVRRSIIELCHDDHCGDEATLVEWLANKTPANFERWIMSEQNIALVAERDQVLVGFGLLSLPDTIALLYVSPDVRFSGVSKTLLAGLEREAIAAGIQEIRLESSITALGFYKRCGYSSTGLAVKGFGITMAHPMSRRIEA, from the coding sequence ATGATGTGTACCACTCGCTACGCTACAATATCTGACGCTTCTGCGGCTTGCGAAGTTGTGCGGCGGTCGATTATCGAGTTGTGCCACGACGATCACTGCGGTGACGAGGCGACGTTGGTCGAGTGGCTTGCGAACAAAACGCCAGCCAATTTCGAGCGGTGGATTATGTCCGAGCAGAACATTGCGCTTGTTGCAGAGCGAGATCAGGTACTCGTTGGCTTCGGCTTGCTGAGTCTCCCCGACACTATTGCGCTCCTGTATGTATCGCCGGATGTACGGTTTAGTGGAGTCAGCAAAACTCTTTTGGCTGGTCTGGAGCGGGAGGCGATCGCGGCAGGAATCCAGGAGATCAGGCTCGAGAGTAGTATTACTGCATTGGGTTTCTACAAGCGTTGCGGGTACTCATCGACTGGACTTGCTGTGAAGGGCTTCGGAATTACAATGGCTCATCCGATGTCCCGAAGAATTGAAGCTTAG
- a CDS encoding DUF4440 domain-containing protein, producing the protein MENLSLLATLSELECELHQPECRKDRERLAQLLAPDFKEFGRSGASYTRDHELMSLPSDPEPPQIHAQDFVVKPLSDSIALLTYRSAYVNSSGELFRHTNRSSIWRLESSGWRMVFHQGTPTDPFDQSAV; encoded by the coding sequence ATGGAGAACCTATCGCTACTAGCCACACTGAGCGAACTAGAGTGCGAGCTTCATCAGCCTGAGTGTCGTAAGGATCGAGAGCGCCTTGCACAGTTGCTTGCTCCTGACTTCAAGGAGTTCGGTCGTTCAGGAGCTTCCTACACACGCGATCATGAACTGATGTCATTACCAAGTGATCCGGAGCCACCGCAAATCCATGCCCAAGATTTTGTAGTCAAACCACTCTCAGACTCGATTGCGCTGCTCACCTATCGCTCAGCTTATGTGAACTCATCGGGAGAGTTGTTCCGGCATACCAACCGATCATCAATTTGGCGACTTGAATCGTCAGGCTGGCGAATGGTGTTTCATCAGGGTACGCCTACAGACCCTTTTGACCAGTCTGCGGTCTAA
- a CDS encoding GNAT family N-acetyltransferase yields MNTITYRLPQIGNEHQISGCMWASAALWELTDGTPESVAEWLQICNPEELRDRILSDEKMLVATWNEIVVGFIAFKRGNHLSLLFVRREFSGQGIGRELFTRCSYDLNEVTVNAAEEAVGFYQKVGFRQSGDRFFSHGIWGTPMKWINLSHEVME; encoded by the coding sequence ATGAACACAATTACCTATAGACTCCCGCAGATTGGAAATGAACATCAAATCAGTGGTTGTATGTGGGCTTCTGCGGCGCTTTGGGAACTCACAGATGGCACACCAGAAAGCGTTGCCGAATGGTTACAGATTTGCAATCCAGAGGAATTAAGAGACAGAATCTTGAGTGATGAAAAAATGCTAGTTGCAACGTGGAATGAAATCGTTGTTGGATTTATTGCCTTTAAGAGGGGCAATCATTTGTCATTACTGTTTGTCCGAAGAGAATTTTCTGGGCAAGGAATCGGTCGAGAACTTTTCACCCGATGCAGCTATGATTTGAATGAAGTTACTGTCAACGCCGCAGAAGAGGCAGTTGGCTTTTACCAGAAAGTGGGGTTTAGGCAAAGTGGCGATCGCTTTTTCAGTCATGGAATATGGGGAACACCGATGAAATGGATCAACCTTTCACACGAGGTCATGGAGTAA
- a CDS encoding NADAR family protein codes for MGSLFNFYLSYKDESGNNISVSDQALAIIVEARRLISKGSPGVAITYSANYDQTVKIRKTYKAGDWNTNTSGSNQAAVMKAMESLMGGQYSDLQRRLEIAPITTMTYSDYGGYTHQQVVESDLEYIKSLLDKGWDVLGWQNQGSIPGYAIGGGIAKLPQEIDALIQTTLAKYAVDYASDALSKPIKFYHLNQPYGCFSNFAPYAIYLKDKIWATSEHYFQAQKFVNTFHEEEIRQAKTARDALEMGREHHRPLRGDWKVVKDDVMREALYAKFTQHPDLTEKLLSTGDLKLIEHTKNDSYWGDGGDGTGLNRLGLLLMETRERIRYDYSNKK; via the coding sequence ATGGGAAGTCTATTCAATTTTTACTTGTCCTATAAAGACGAAAGTGGAAACAATATTTCGGTATCAGATCAAGCTCTCGCTATTATTGTTGAGGCACGGCGGCTGATTAGTAAAGGGTCACCCGGTGTTGCTATCACCTACTCAGCTAACTATGATCAAACAGTAAAGATTCGCAAGACTTATAAAGCAGGTGATTGGAATACAAATACGTCAGGCTCTAATCAAGCCGCAGTCATGAAAGCGATGGAGTCTCTGATGGGAGGACAATATTCTGATTTGCAAAGACGGTTGGAAATTGCTCCCATTACCACGATGACTTACAGCGATTATGGCGGATATACTCACCAACAAGTTGTTGAATCTGACTTGGAATACATAAAGTCTCTGCTTGATAAGGGATGGGATGTTTTGGGATGGCAAAATCAAGGCTCAATACCCGGTTATGCAATTGGCGGAGGAATCGCAAAACTTCCTCAGGAAATTGATGCACTTATCCAAACGACTCTAGCGAAGTATGCTGTTGATTATGCAAGTGACGCCCTGAGTAAACCGATTAAGTTTTACCATCTGAATCAGCCTTACGGTTGTTTCTCGAACTTTGCGCCATATGCAATTTATCTAAAAGATAAGATATGGGCTACCTCGGAACATTATTTTCAGGCTCAGAAGTTTGTTAATACTTTTCACGAAGAAGAAATTCGACAAGCCAAAACAGCACGAGATGCACTTGAGATGGGGCGAGAGCATCATAGACCACTACGTGGAGATTGGAAAGTAGTGAAAGATGATGTGATGCGAGAAGCTCTATATGCCAAATTTACACAACATCCTGACTTGACTGAAAAGTTACTTTCAACTGGTGATCTAAAACTAATTGAGCATACGAAAAATGATAGCTACTGGGGTGATGGTGGAGATGGAACCGGATTGAATCGGCTGGGTCTGCTATTGATGGAAACCCGTGAACGAATACGTTACGATTATTCCAACAAAAAGTAG
- a CDS encoding site-specific integrase, protein MSGQNQDECGNGTECDRHNFISQTYPLSTDEDANADSGELFADMFADFEPHNTTDGSYRGTMAKVKATELQYQQVFEQKLVEANNNLKRERIRVSIKQTGNSLQLRATLPLKPSDKAMLRQGERSVSKEKKQYDLSLGIPANLEGLKTAIEESYELGKLIARHTFQWNEKYLGIKSREKQEIKTIGELLDIFEEKYYQTRQKTITSQNTFANYISVIKRNFPLTYLATKNNFEDIINSSQGNKKNELIAVTSVFIKTFQLGFTLDVTRDSVTPAHREIPEDDKIISSIYLFEKFAINRKNTNISDEVDTWEMWRWVYGMLATFGLRPRELFVEPDINWWMSPQNIDHTWKVNKNTKTGYREVIPFVPEWIGLFDLHNPKPLKILEKKVTKIASVQNINWMRRDISRWFRKVGIEFQPYDLRHACAIRAHLQGIPIKAAADNLGHTVDEHTKTYQRWFGIENRKKAFGEVISQKSLIELQKNEILALRMENERLRLEVEKLKFSESI, encoded by the coding sequence ATGAGCGGGCAAAATCAAGATGAGTGCGGTAACGGAACGGAGTGCGATCGCCACAACTTCATATCGCAGACATATCCCCTATCTACAGATGAGGATGCAAACGCAGATTCAGGGGAATTGTTCGCCGATATGTTTGCAGATTTTGAGCCGCACAACACCACAGACGGCAGTTACAGGGGAACAATGGCGAAAGTTAAAGCGACGGAATTACAGTATCAGCAAGTTTTTGAACAGAAGTTAGTCGAAGCCAATAATAATTTAAAAAGGGAGAGAATTAGAGTTAGTATTAAACAAACTGGTAATTCTCTTCAATTACGAGCTACCCTACCTTTAAAACCAAGCGATAAAGCAATGCTTCGCCAAGGCGAACGCAGCGTAAGTAAGGAGAAAAAGCAGTATGATTTGTCACTAGGGATACCCGCAAATTTAGAAGGATTGAAAACGGCGATCGAGGAAAGTTACGAGCTGGGTAAATTAATTGCTCGCCATACTTTCCAGTGGAATGAGAAATATTTAGGAATAAAATCGAGAGAAAAGCAAGAGATAAAAACTATTGGGGAGTTATTAGATATATTTGAAGAAAAATATTATCAGACTCGTCAGAAGACTATAACTAGTCAAAATACATTTGCCAACTATATATCTGTAATCAAAAGAAACTTTCCTCTCACATATTTAGCTACAAAAAATAATTTTGAAGACATTATTAATTCATCCCAGGGAAACAAAAAAAATGAGTTAATTGCGGTAACTTCCGTTTTTATTAAAACCTTTCAGCTAGGATTTACACTAGATGTTACACGGGATAGTGTCACTCCTGCCCATCGAGAAATCCCTGAAGATGATAAAATTATATCTTCTATTTATCTATTTGAAAAATTCGCCATAAACCGTAAAAATACAAATATTAGTGATGAAGTAGACACCTGGGAAATGTGGCGTTGGGTATATGGAATGTTAGCAACCTTTGGATTACGCCCCAGGGAATTATTTGTAGAACCTGATATTAATTGGTGGATGTCTCCCCAAAATATCGACCATACTTGGAAAGTTAATAAAAATACAAAAACTGGATATCGAGAAGTTATTCCTTTTGTACCAGAATGGATAGGATTATTTGATTTACATAATCCAAAACCCTTAAAAATTTTAGAGAAAAAAGTGACAAAAATCGCATCTGTGCAAAATATTAATTGGATGCGAAGAGATATATCCAGATGGTTTCGCAAAGTGGGCATTGAGTTTCAACCCTACGATTTGCGTCATGCTTGCGCGATTCGAGCGCATCTTCAAGGAATACCGATTAAAGCAGCTGCTGACAACTTAGGTCATACTGTTGATGAACATACAAAAACCTATCAAAGATGGTTTGGAATTGAAAACCGGAAAAAAGCCTTTGGTGAGGTAATTAGTCAGAAGTCATTAATTGAGTTGCAAAAGAATGAAATATTGGCGCTACGGATGGAGAATGAAAGATTGAGATTGGAAGTGGAAAAGTTGAAATTCTCAGAGAGTATCTAA